NGCCGGTGCAACCAATCTCCTCCTCGACTCCTCCGGTGCCGTCATGTCCAGCTCCCCTCGGCACTACCGGTGTCCCTCCCGTCAGTCCAACTGAAACGCGGAAACGCGGAAGGTCAAGCCCTGGGATGACTACTCCTTCACCGTCTCAGGTCGCCGGCGGTGGACTTTCGTCTCCTACGCAGCCGCAGGAAGATGGAGCGAGCCCTAGGATGTCTACTCCTCCACCGTCTCAGGTCGCCGGCGGTGGACTTTCGTCTCCTACGCAGCCGCAGGCAGATGAATCGGCGGTTTCTACTGGGAAAAAGCAGCAAAGTGTTGATTTGGGTAAATTTATATGAAGTGAACTTCTATACTCTGCACATGTCTAATTAAATAACTGTATTTGTTTATTTGTGTTACAACTAGCATTGCTTTACTTTTATTATTAGGGCTTCAATTCTTTATACCATATGAATATTTCTGCTCGAGTTGTGTGATACTTGTTAAGTTTTGCAACTTtaactaattttcttctttaaaatcttttttcccCTGCACCCAGTTGAATTTTCTTCTGCAAAATGTTGAACAATTGCCTAGCACAAAAGAATGTCTGCTTTATGATCTTTCATACTAGTATAAAGAAGCCattcttattctttttaacCTCTTCCTCTGGTGTGCATGAAAAAGGAGATGCAGTTCATTTTACTGTGTATTTCTTCATTGCAATTTGGAAATTGAATATTAAAGATTTGTTTTGCCCTTCCAATTTTCCTGTTATCATACTTTGATATGATGTTCAACAGAAAACGTCTCATTCCCTCTCTTATGCTATTCACCGAACCTGAATTTGAAATGTAATAGAGTTAAATAGCTGACAATTTGTAATTTGGAGTTAAACAGTCTTGGTATGTTCTTTCTACCAAATCTCAAGTCACTCTTGATATACAACTTGCAGGATCAGAAGCAGCAGCGCTTGGATTTATGCAATCACACGTGATCAAGATAGAAGCTGGGCAGGTGTGGTCTTAATTAATCTCTCTTTTGATCAGCATGTGTTTTGTTCTTTCTCTCGTTCTTTAGTTATCTTATCAGTAGAAACAACGAGAATATAGTATATAATGTTTCTTTATATAGGAAACAATATTTTCTCAATatctttctttactttatttaatCTGGCTTTTTGGCTTCTCAGGATATATTGGCCAAAATAATGTCATTCTGCGAAAGTACCTCTAAAGCAGTGTGCGTTCTGTCAGCCAATGGTTCCATATCTAATGTATCACTTCGCCGACCAGATGAACCTGTAACACATAAGGTGTGTATTTCCATGTTAATATTTCTTCTTACAATAGAGAGTGGGTGTGGACATGTATCAAGTTAAGCATGTATTTTGCCTCGTGTGGTCATATGTTGATCTACCTTAGATTTTATCATTTATGTCGTAGTATGTAACCCCTCGATCAAATGTATCAAGTGTTTGACACTTTTGGCTGGATATACTTCAGTACCATCACATGCCTCTCTTGGGTCAATAGATTGGATAGTATCACattctgataaaaaaaaattgttggttaACTGGTGCAGGGACTGTACGAGATCCTTAGTCTGACGGGTTTCTTCTTTGTCTTGGAATCTGGTGGTCAACGCAGCAGAGAAGGTTGCTTGACTGTGATACTTGGTAATGCAGCAGATGGTGATGTTTGGGGAGGCAATGTGGATGGGCTCTTTACAGCAGCAACTGATGTTCAGGTTTGACATAGAAATTTTTCAAAGATACTGTCCTTATATGTCTGAATTAGCTCTACTTCCATCACCATATTGATTATGCACCCTAAAGTACCATATTCAAATCCCTTGCGTTGTTACTTGGTGTAGGTTATTGTTAGTAGCTTCAGCACAGAAAAACAGGGGCAGGTGAAGTCAGACAACTTTGGTACACCAGCAACATTAGCATCAACGTCCAGAAGTCCTATGTCAGTTGGAACTTTATTTGGGTCTGTCAGCCCTGTTAGTCCGTTAGGCTGAAACTAGGAAGAGAAGCCCTCCTGGAGTTGCTGCTAGGTTGCCCTTTTAAAAGGAATGCTTCTCTTGTTGATAATACCATTGGAAAAGCTGTGTGATGTGAGAATGTATTCTGCAGCTTAGCAATTCATGTTGGTTTGATATTGCCCTTATGTTTGAGCAATTGCTGGGCAGTTATCTTTTTTGTACAAATATGACATCCTTTATCAGATTTATGCACAGAAACATTAGAGTCTAATTCTAGTTTTACTTCACAGCTTCTTCATTCCTTATTTACTAGTACTAGTATTTCGTTATTCCAGATTAATTGTTTTCGGGAAAAGGCCCAAGAATACCCCTAACCTATTGGAAATGGTTCAAAGATACCCTCCTTCCAACTTTTGGTCTAAAATTACCCCCATGCACCTTTGTTTTTGGTTCAAAGATACCCCTCCTTCAACCTTTTGGTCTAAAACTACCCTCAAACCATTTTTAGaatatcatagaataaaaagTCTGTTAATGACCCAGAATACATTTGTacttattttttacaaattgtAATTTCGTATTGTACAAAATTTCTTCTAGTTTCCTCAATATGTTCAAAACGGGTACTTTAAACCCTCAAATTCATATGACGCTTACTTGCTTGATGTGAATGACAAATCAGCATCTAAGTCGGATTCATATGAcaaagtaacaatttaattttcacATTATTTTAATATAGTCCTAATTtcgtaaataaaaaataaaaagagcaaggtaaaatataaaatttctcTCTAATCTATCTAGTTAAGTCGAGTCGCCTATTTAAACATGGTGAACTTCCttagaaaaactaaaaacaaaaagatgctaaataaaataagtagattcatAAACCTGCATTTTCTCTTTGATTTGAGTCTCAAAATAAGGATCAAACTCCATAATCActaaacttgataaaaaatagatgcaattttACCATTAGTGGTCCTTTACAAACCCTTATTTTCATAACATTAAAGTTAAGTTATTGAATGCTACTCTATCTCTACATTATTATTGATTAAAGTTAGACGGATGATcaaaggaattaaaatttcttggTCATTTGtaaaatgaatatattaaaataacttttttaaaatctcTTATACGGTGATGAAATTAGGAGCATAAGCAACAAGAAGGAAAGTAATAGTTTCTAAAAAGAAGAATTTATGTGCATTGCACTCTATATTGAATGAGTGAATAGATCTTTTACAACATGATGTATATTCTAATTGTGTAACAACTTAACCGACTTCTAACTAATTTTGTGACTAACTTTAACTAACTAATTAACCAGTTACATTTAAATTAGTTAAGTATAACGAAAGtcattaaatttctttttttaaacaaaataacacAGAAAATCGGTAGgagtaaataaaaatgattttttattctttatgttttttaacCCAATTTTGGTTTTATCAAAAATGGGATTTAAATGTAATTTATTTCCAATCTGTTTGATTCTGAATAAAGCggtttttgtttttcaaaactataaatagagcACAGTACGACTAGTGGAGTAGTGAAAATAGAGCGAAAAAAATCAGTTGAAGAATCAGTTCAAAGCATCAATGGAAAACGTGGGATCACCCTCCGCCTCCGCCGCCGACGATGGTACGCCGGTGCAACCAATCTCCACCTCGACTCCTCCGGTGCCGTCATTTCCAGCTCTCCTAGGCACTACCGGTAGTGGACTTTCGTCTTCTACGGCAGATGTAGCGACTACTCCTTCAACGTCTCAGGTCACCGGCAGTGGATTTTCGTCTTCTACGGCAGATGTAGCGACTACTCCTTCAACGTCTCAGGTCGCCGGCAGTGGACTTTCGTCTTCTACGGCAGATGTAGCGACTACTCCTTCAACGTCTCAGGTCGCCGGCAGTGGATTTTCGTCTTCTACGGCAGATGTAGCGACTACTCCTTCACCGTCTAAGGTCGCCGGCAGTGGATTTTCATCTTCTACGCAACCGCAGGCAGATGTAGCGACTACTCCTTCACCGTCTAAGGTCGCCGGCAGTGGACTTTCGTCTCCTACGGCAGATGAAGCGACGGTTTCTGATGTGCCTGTGAAAAGGGGTAGGGGAAGACCGCCTGCAGGcactaaaatatatatgaagTGAACTTCTATACTAGCATTGCATGCTTTGCTTTTATTATTAGGGCTACTATTCTTTATACCAAGACTTAAATATTAGCTACCAGTTTTCTGCTCGATTCTTGTTAAGTTTTGCAACTTCAACTAATTTTCTTCTGCAAAATCTTTTTTCCCCTGCATCCAGTTAAATTTTCTTCTGTGTTTGTTTATTTGTGTTACAACTAGAATTGCTTTACTTTTATTATTAGGGCTACGATTGTTTATACCATATGAATATTTCTGCTCGATTTGTGTGATTCTTGTtaagttttctaattttcttctGCAAAATCTTTTTTCCCCTGCATCCCGTTGAATTTTCTTCTGCAAAATGTTGAATAATTGCCTGCTTTATGATCTTTCGTACTAGTATAAAGAAACCTTTAATTTTCCTCTGATCATGTGCATGGAGATGCATTTTATTTTACTGTTAGCATACTTTGATATGACGTTCAGTAGAAAATCTGAATTTGGAATTTATTAGAGTTGATAATTTGTAGTTTGGAATTTATTTGAGTTCTTTCTGCCAAATTTCTGATATACAACTTGCAGGATCAAAACCAGCAGAATTTGGACCTATGCAANTAAAGCggtttttgtttttcaaaactataaatagagcACAGTACGACTGGTGGAGTAGTGAAAATAGAGCGAAAAAAATCAGTTGAAGAATCAGTTCAAAGCATCAATGGAAAACGTGGGATCACCCTCCGCCTCCGCCGCCGACGATGGTACGCCGGTGCAACCAATCTCCTCCTCGACTCCTCCGGTGCCGTCATTTCCAGCTCTCCTAGGCACTACCGGCAGTGGACTTTCGTCTTCTACGGCAGATGTAGCGACTACTCCTTCAACGTCTCAGGTCGCCGGCAGTGGACTTTCGTCTTCTACGGCAGATGTAGCGACTACTCCTTCAACGTCTCAGGTCGCCGGCAGTGGATTTTTGTCTTCTACGGCAGATGTAGCGACTACTCCTTCAACATCTTCAGGTCGCCGGCAGTGGATTTTAGATTTAAACAGAAgagaaacatatatattattaatcacTGTTTAGATAACAATATTATAACTATGTACCTAGCATTTTTTTGTCCTCCTCATCTGTGTGATTAAAATaatctataataataataataataaaagtggTCCTACATGTTAAGGATCATTATCAATAGCAAAGAAGGAAACTGATTGTGCAAAGTAAGACAGCCATCAAGATACGTACAGaacaaaatttatcaaataatttattacaaatgcTCTTGTGTTATAATTTTCTGTAGGAAAAGGATCTTAAAGTCGAGCGTGAAATCAGCACGTTAGTGGTTGAGAGGAAGCTGGTGAAGTTCACAATTGAACAGATCAATTCATTCATTCCTGACAAAAGGGTTGTAGGAGCAGGTAGCTGGGGAACGGTGTATGAAGGGTTCATTGGGGGATTGTCTGGACTTTCCAGTGATTTGAATGGGGAAAGAGTTGCTGTCAAGGTGGGAAACTATTTCTGTGAGGAAAAAGAGTTTTCTACCGATGAGAACTACATTCAGTGGAAGGTAATCCTAAATTCTATCGTGTTTGTTTATGTTCTTCTTTCTTTATATAAACTAATTAGTCTTATCTTTTTTTTAGACTGAGATCATGCTACTGTCTGGGATAAAACATGAGGGTGTCATCAAATTGGTCGGTGTTTGCCGTACCAATCTAGGTTTATACCTGGTTTATCCCTTCTATGAGAGGGGAGATCTCCAGAAAAGCATTGAAGGTAAATTCTATTAAGTTTTAATATTACTGTGTAAACAGAGTTTAT
The Solanum stenotomum isolate F172 chromosome 12, ASM1918654v1, whole genome shotgun sequence DNA segment above includes these coding regions:
- the LOC125847661 gene encoding AT-hook motif nuclear-localized protein 10-like isoform X2, whose product is MENVGSPSASAADDGKPVQPISSSTPPVPSCPAPLGTTGVPPVSPTETRKRGRSSPGMTTPSPSQVAGGGLSSPTQRQEDGASPGMTTPPPSQVAGGGLSSPTLPQADESAVSTGKKQQSVDLGSEAAALGFMQSHVIKIEAGQDILAKIMSFCESTSKAVCVLSANGSISNVSLRRPDEPVTHKGLYEILSLTGFFFVLESGGQRSREGCLTVILGNAADGDVWGGNVDGLFTAATDVQVIVSSFSTEKQGQVKSDNFGTPATLASTSRSPMSVGTLFGSVSPVSPLG
- the LOC125847661 gene encoding AT-hook motif nuclear-localized protein 10-like isoform X1, which translates into the protein MENVGSPSASAADDGKPVQPISSSTPPVPSCPAPLGTTGVPPVSPTETRKRGRSSPGMTTPSPSQVAGGGLSSPTQRQEDGASPGMTTPPPSQVAGGGLSSPTQPQADESAVSTGKKQQSVDLGSEAAALGFMQSHVIKIEAGQDILAKIMSFCESTSKAVCVLSANGSISNVSLRRPDEPVTHKGLYEILSLTGFFFVLESGGQRSREGCLTVILGNAADGDVWGGNVDGLFTAATDVQVIVSSFSTEKQGQVKSDNFGTPATLASTSRSPMSVGTLFGSVSPVSPLG
- the LOC125847661 gene encoding AT-hook motif nuclear-localized protein 10-like isoform X3, which encodes MENVGSPSASAADDGKPVQPISSSTPPVPSCPAPLGTTGVPPVSPTETRKRGRSSPGMTTPSPSQVAGGGLSSPTQPQADESAVSTGKKQQSVDLGSEAAALGFMQSHVIKIEAGQDILAKIMSFCESTSKAVCVLSANGSISNVSLRRPDEPVTHKGLYEILSLTGFFFVLESGGQRSREGCLTVILGNAADGDVWGGNVDGLFTAATDVQVIVSSFSTEKQGQVKSDNFGTPATLASTSRSPMSVGTLFGSVSPVSPLG
- the LOC125847428 gene encoding LOW QUALITY PROTEIN: probable serine/threonine-protein kinase PBL8 (The sequence of the model RefSeq protein was modified relative to this genomic sequence to represent the inferred CDS: deleted 2 bases in 1 codon; substituted 1 base at 1 genomic stop codon); the protein is MENVGSPSASAADDGTPVQPISTSTPPVPSFPALLGTTGSGLSSSTADVATTPSTSQVTGSGFSSSTADVATTPSTSQVAGSGLSSSTADVATTPSTSQVAGSGFSSSTADVATTPSPSKVAGSGFSSSTQPQADVATTPSPSKVAGSGLSSPTADEATVSDEKDLKVEREISTLVVERKLVKFTIEQINSFIPDKRVVGAGSWGTVYEGFIGGLSGLSSDLNGERVAVKVGNYFCEEKEFSTDENYIQWKTEIMLLSGIKHEGVIKLVGVCRTNLGLYLVYPFYERGDLQKSIEVLDWERALNVITKVAEALRVLHMRMVVCRGLKPADILLDQNWNPVLTDFGRMKMFGDALSGSRTFDNENFIFSGHQDHVFHYDYFCLGFLMLQVLMKEKEADXSHCAKGEENNAPG